The genomic segment TAATTCATGGATGCATAATCTTCCAAAACTAATGACCGGAAAAGATCGCTGCACACTCATGATCCATCCGGAAGATGCAAGTGCTCTCGGAATTAAAGAAGAAGAGGAAGTACTTGTGGAATCCAGAGTAGGTAAGATTGGATTACCTGCAGAAATTACCGAAGAGATGATGAGGGGAGTGGTGAGTATTCCTCATGGATTCGGACATGCAAAAGAAGGGGTTTCTCTCCAAGTCGCTTCTAAATTTGCCGGTTCCAGTATCAACGATCTAACGGACGACCAGGTATTAGACGAACTTTCCGGAAATGCAGCGTTTAGCGGTATTCCGGTCTCTTTAAGCAAAAGATCGGCTTAGGCCCGAAACAAATCCGCCCGTGAACCGGGCGGAATCAAAACTTAATTTTTGTCGTAAGCTTCCCGTAGTTTTGAAATTTCTATCTTATACATTTGTAACATTGCTTGAGTTACTCGTTGCGCCTTCTCTTGGTTTTTATCATATAGATATTTTTCTAGGATAGGAGGAATAATCTGCCAAGATAGACCGAACTTATCTTTTACCCAGCCACAAGGTTGTTTGCTCCCGCCGGCAGAAAGTTTTTCATATAGATCATCTATTTCTGCCTGAGTCTCTGCACT from the Leptospira andrefontaineae genome contains:
- a CDS encoding VOC family protein, with protein sequence MQKAIPFLMFEQGLEEALQFYSGIFKNMKIENLTKLGGGMASAKFEIEGQKFLAFTGGPHFKFTEAFSIYISAETQAEIDDLYEKLSAGGSKQPCGWVKDKFGLSWQIIPPILEKYLYDKNQEKAQRVTQAMLQMYKIEISKLREAYDKN